In a single window of the Micrococcaceae bacterium Sec5.7 genome:
- a CDS encoding IS30 family transposase, translating into MQAGDFITEAVAPINTSRRTGRRVLAEAGGVRPRRGRDLKGRCLTFAQREEIAVLRAQGRSLRQIGAVVGRAASTVSRELRRNSVAGLPYRATSAHALAYERASRPKPAKLHTNPVLRAKVEGDLKKKYSPEQIAGRLQVEFPDEPEMRVSPETIYQSLYVQSRGALNRDLAACLRTGRAIRQPCRKAGQRKNRIPGMINISERPPEVQDRAVPGHWEGDLIIGKGNQSAIGTLVERTTNYTMLVHLPDGYKAEQMRDALTAKIKTLPEALRHSLTWDQGIEMQDWKTVKIDTGIEIYFCDPHSPWQRGLNENTNGLLRQYFPKGTDLSIHSAADLDWVAQELNDRPRKRLEFRKPIELIENLLLQ; encoded by the coding sequence ATGCAGGCGGGTGATTTCATCACCGAAGCCGTGGCTCCGATCAATACGAGCCGGCGGACTGGGCGCCGGGTTCTCGCGGAGGCCGGGGGTGTCAGGCCCCGGCGGGGCCGGGATCTGAAGGGCCGTTGCCTGACCTTCGCCCAGCGAGAGGAGATCGCGGTGCTGCGCGCCCAGGGACGATCATTGCGGCAGATCGGGGCCGTGGTCGGCAGAGCGGCGTCGACGGTGTCCAGGGAGCTGCGGCGCAACTCGGTGGCAGGATTGCCCTACCGGGCGACGTCGGCTCACGCGCTGGCGTATGAGCGGGCTTCGCGGCCGAAACCGGCGAAACTGCACACCAATCCGGTGTTGCGTGCGAAGGTGGAAGGGGACCTGAAAAAGAAGTACTCACCGGAGCAGATCGCAGGACGCCTGCAGGTTGAGTTTCCCGATGAGCCGGAGATGCGGGTGTCACCTGAGACCATTTACCAGTCCCTCTACGTTCAGTCCCGCGGAGCACTCAACCGCGATCTGGCCGCGTGTTTGCGCACCGGGCGGGCTATCAGGCAGCCCTGCAGGAAGGCCGGCCAGCGGAAGAACCGGATCCCGGGGATGATCAATATCTCCGAACGCCCACCCGAGGTTCAGGACCGGGCCGTGCCAGGGCATTGGGAAGGGGATTTAATCATCGGCAAGGGGAATCAGTCCGCGATCGGGACGCTGGTCGAGCGGACCACCAATTACACGATGCTCGTGCACCTGCCGGACGGGTACAAGGCCGAGCAGATGCGTGATGCGCTGACCGCGAAGATCAAGACGCTCCCCGAGGCGCTGCGGCATTCCCTGACCTGGGATCAGGGCATCGAGATGCAGGACTGGAAAACCGTGAAGATCGACACCGGCATCGAGATCTACTTCTGCGACCCGCACTCGCCCTGGCAGCGCGGCCTCAATGAAAACACCAATGGCCTGCTGCGCCAGTATTTCCCCAAGGGCACGGACCTGAGCATCCACAGCGCCGCAGATCTCGACTGGGTTGCCCAGGAACTCAACGACCGGCCGCGGAAAAGACTAGAGTTCAGGAAACCGATCGAACTGATCGAAAACCTCCTGTTGCAATGA
- a CDS encoding recombinase family protein: MGRGVRDTLNLIHDLAGRGVGVRNIADPIRVDSANPEDPMSQLAVVMLALFGQMERTYAIERAAHARAVAAAKGKRIGRPSVVDPKKLAYAEHLRDQEDQSISEIVKATGITRSSLYRHLPTRSPETLTADNQQNA, translated from the coding sequence CTGGGCCGTGGCGTCCGGGACACCCTGAACCTCATCCACGACCTGGCAGGCCGTGGCGTCGGAGTCCGGAACATAGCCGACCCGATCCGCGTTGATTCCGCCAATCCAGAGGATCCCATGTCGCAGCTGGCAGTCGTGATGCTCGCACTCTTCGGCCAAATGGAACGAACCTACGCGATCGAACGCGCAGCCCACGCGCGTGCCGTCGCTGCTGCTAAGGGCAAAAGGATCGGCCGGCCCAGCGTGGTCGATCCAAAGAAACTCGCCTACGCCGAACACCTTCGTGACCAGGAGGACCAGTCCATCTCCGAGATCGTCAAAGCCACGGGTATCACCCGCTCCAGCCTCTACCGCCACCTGCCGACCCGTTCCCCAGAGACACTGACCGCCGATAACCAGCAGAACGCCTAA
- a CDS encoding class I SAM-dependent methyltransferase, with product MQAKTNDFDSFAEAYSADNETNLVNGHYERPAMLDLAGDVRGRRVLDAGCGSGPLAAALQTRGATVTGFDSSAAMVELARQRLGEAAELHVADLSQPLPFADGAFDDVVSSLVLHYLQDWTGPLAELRRVLRPGGRLILSVHHPFIHKMSNPDADYFALTEWSDTYAFSGQPAVLTYWHRPLHAMTDAFTDAGFRVAVISEPPVSPETPREMLPPQFRDRRSFLSFIFFVLDAS from the coding sequence GTGCAGGCCAAGACCAACGATTTCGACAGTTTCGCCGAGGCCTATTCGGCGGACAACGAGACCAATCTTGTCAATGGTCACTACGAACGACCAGCGATGTTGGACCTCGCCGGAGACGTGCGCGGTCGTCGAGTCCTTGACGCTGGTTGTGGCTCCGGACCGTTAGCTGCGGCACTCCAAACTCGGGGCGCCACCGTGACGGGCTTCGACTCCAGCGCGGCGATGGTCGAGCTAGCCCGGCAAAGGCTTGGCGAGGCGGCAGAACTGCATGTTGCCGACCTCAGTCAGCCGCTTCCGTTCGCCGATGGTGCGTTCGACGACGTGGTCTCATCGCTGGTCCTCCACTATCTGCAGGACTGGACCGGACCACTCGCTGAGCTACGGCGAGTGTTGAGGCCTGGTGGCCGCCTCATCCTGTCGGTTCACCATCCCTTCATCCATAAGATGAGCAACCCCGACGCCGACTACTTCGCCCTCACCGAGTGGTCGGACACGTACGCGTTCAGTGGTCAGCCAGCCGTTCTCACCTACTGGCACCGGCCGTTGCACGCGATGACGGATGCCTTCACTGATGCGGGCTTTCGAGTCGCGGTCATCAGTGAGCCGCCCGTCTCGCCAGAGACGCCGAGAGAGATGCTCCCACCACAGTTTAGAGACCGGAGATCGTTCTTGAGTTTCATCTTCTTCGTGCTGGATGCGAGCTGA